A region from the Halomarina litorea genome encodes:
- the glmU gene encoding bifunctional sugar-1-phosphate nucleotidylyltransferase/acetyltransferase has protein sequence MQAVILAAGEGTRMRPLTHSTPKPMLPVADRPLVAHTADAAVEAGADELVLVVGYEADDVREYFGEEYAGVPVRFAVQEEQLGTGHAVGCAREYIDGDFAVLYGDNLYDAPSIADLFESGPSVAAFRVENPTNYGVLTLDGERVVDIVEKPDDPPTELANAGAYVFPEEARDWLDVPKSERGEHEFTDVLARVIDEYEVQAVEVDRWMDVGRPWELLEANEWKLGEMERRIDGEVRGDADLRGTVVVEEGAVVEAGVTVEGPALIRSGADVGPNAYVRGATLVGEDCHVGHGVELKNSVLMAGANTPHLSYVGDSLLGPRVNLGAGTQVANLRHDDEDVRQTVKGERVSTGRRKYGVVAGDDAKTGINTSLAPGVVLSAGAMTTPGESVTRDR, from the coding sequence ATGCAGGCTGTGATTCTCGCTGCCGGCGAGGGGACCCGGATGCGACCGCTCACACACTCGACGCCGAAGCCGATGCTCCCGGTGGCGGACCGGCCGCTGGTCGCGCACACCGCGGACGCCGCCGTCGAGGCGGGCGCCGACGAACTCGTCCTCGTCGTGGGATACGAGGCAGACGACGTGCGCGAGTACTTCGGCGAGGAGTACGCGGGCGTCCCCGTCCGCTTCGCCGTCCAGGAGGAGCAACTGGGAACGGGCCACGCCGTCGGCTGCGCGCGCGAGTACATCGACGGGGACTTCGCCGTCCTCTACGGCGACAACCTCTACGATGCGCCGAGCATCGCCGACCTCTTCGAGAGCGGCCCGAGCGTCGCCGCCTTCCGGGTCGAGAACCCGACGAACTACGGCGTGCTCACCCTCGACGGCGAGCGGGTGGTGGACATCGTCGAGAAACCCGACGACCCGCCGACGGAACTCGCGAACGCCGGGGCGTACGTCTTCCCCGAGGAGGCCCGCGACTGGCTGGACGTGCCCAAGAGCGAGCGCGGCGAACACGAGTTCACGGACGTCCTCGCCAGGGTCATCGACGAGTACGAGGTACAGGCTGTCGAGGTCGACCGCTGGATGGACGTGGGCCGCCCGTGGGAACTGCTGGAGGCCAACGAGTGGAAACTCGGCGAGATGGAGCGTCGTATCGACGGCGAGGTTCGCGGCGACGCCGACCTGCGGGGCACTGTCGTCGTCGAGGAGGGCGCCGTCGTCGAGGCGGGGGTCACCGTCGAGGGCCCCGCCCTGATTCGCTCGGGCGCGGACGTCGGGCCGAACGCCTACGTCCGGGGGGCGACGCTCGTCGGCGAGGACTGCCACGTCGGCCACGGCGTCGAACTGAAGAACTCCGTCCTGATGGCCGGCGCGAACACCCCGCACCTCTCGTACGTCGGCGACAGCCTCCTCGGACCCCGCGTGAACCTCGGTGCGGGCACGCAGGTCGCGAACCTCCGGCACGACGACGAGGACGTCCGACAGACTGTGAAGGGCGAACGCGTCTCGACCGGCCGCCGGAAGTACGGCGTCGTCGCCGGCGACGACGCGAAGACGGGTATCAACACGTCGCTCGCCCCCGGCGTGGTCCTCTCGGCGGGCGCGATGACGACGCCCGGCGAGTCGGTCACGCGCGACCGATAG
- a CDS encoding NADH-quinone oxidoreductase subunit D, producing MRSDGTVVSRDADVPSPLRTALADFAIEWEVHGNAPAVVVRPDDVQATLRTLRDDLDFDHLACVTAQEYDDRFESVYHLRRYADPTEEVGVVVPVPRDDPRSETAAPVFSSAEWHEREAYDLLGIEYDGHPDPRRILLPETWVGHPLRADYDAEQSQVVTFREHANPLQDDRRDGADTMFLNVGPHHPSTHGVLHLKVVLDGEMVADVDPDIGYIHRCEEQMCQQGTYRHQIMPYPDRWDWSGAGLLNEWAYARAAEDLAGLEVPEYAQVVRTMSAELSRMLGHLLAVGTFALDVIGEFTATFMYAIRDRELVQDLLEDLTGQRLMFNYFRLGGVAWDLPEPREEFFDETRDFLDGLPPKIEEYHDLLTANEIFQLRTVDTGRLDPEVARDYGVTGPVARGSGVDYDLRRDDPYGYYPELDWDVVTEDGCDNYARVLVRMHELEQSARIVEQCVDLLEDWPESDREIQSNVPRTLKPEADTEVYRAVEAAKGELGIYIRSDGTDKPARFKIRGPSFSNLQALPEMAEGEYVPDLVATLGSLDPIMGDVDR from the coding sequence ATGCGCTCCGACGGAACAGTGGTCTCCCGCGACGCCGACGTACCCTCCCCGCTTCGAACTGCGCTCGCCGACTTCGCCATCGAATGGGAGGTCCACGGCAACGCTCCCGCCGTCGTGGTCCGACCCGACGACGTGCAGGCGACCCTTCGGACGCTCCGGGACGACCTCGACTTCGACCACCTCGCCTGCGTGACGGCACAGGAGTACGACGACCGCTTCGAGAGCGTCTACCACCTCAGGCGGTACGCCGACCCGACGGAAGAGGTAGGCGTCGTCGTCCCCGTCCCGCGCGACGACCCACGCAGCGAGACGGCCGCGCCCGTCTTCTCGTCCGCCGAGTGGCACGAACGCGAGGCCTACGACCTCCTCGGTATCGAGTACGACGGCCACCCGGACCCGCGGCGCATCCTCCTGCCCGAGACGTGGGTGGGCCACCCGCTCAGGGCCGACTACGACGCCGAGCAGTCGCAGGTCGTCACCTTCCGCGAACACGCCAACCCCCTACAGGACGATCGGCGCGACGGCGCGGACACGATGTTCCTCAACGTCGGGCCGCACCACCCCTCGACGCACGGTGTCCTCCACCTGAAGGTGGTACTCGACGGCGAGATGGTCGCGGACGTGGACCCCGACATCGGCTACATCCACCGCTGTGAGGAGCAGATGTGCCAGCAGGGGACCTACCGCCACCAGATCATGCCGTACCCCGACCGCTGGGACTGGTCGGGTGCCGGACTGCTCAACGAGTGGGCGTACGCGCGCGCCGCCGAGGACCTCGCCGGGCTGGAGGTGCCCGAGTACGCACAGGTCGTCCGGACGATGAGCGCGGAACTCTCACGGATGCTCGGACACCTCCTCGCCGTGGGGACGTTCGCCCTCGACGTCATCGGCGAGTTCACCGCGACGTTCATGTACGCCATTCGGGACCGCGAACTCGTCCAAGATTTGCTGGAGGACCTGACGGGCCAGCGCCTGATGTTCAACTACTTCAGGCTGGGTGGGGTCGCGTGGGACCTGCCCGAACCCCGCGAGGAGTTCTTCGACGAGACGCGGGACTTCCTCGACGGTCTGCCCCCGAAAATCGAGGAGTACCACGATCTGCTCACCGCCAACGAGATATTCCAGCTCAGGACCGTCGACACGGGCCGTCTGGACCCCGAAGTAGCGAGGGACTACGGCGTGACGGGACCGGTCGCCCGCGGATCGGGCGTCGACTACGACCTGCGCCGCGACGACCCCTACGGCTACTACCCCGAACTCGACTGGGACGTCGTCACCGAGGATGGCTGTGATAACTACGCCCGCGTCCTCGTCCGGATGCACGAACTGGAGCAGTCCGCCCGAATCGTCGAGCAGTGCGTCGACCTGCTGGAGGACTGGCCGGAGTCCGACAGGGAGATTCAGTCGAACGTCCCGCGGACGCTCAAGCCCGAGGCCGACACCGAAGTCTACCGTGCCGTCGAGGCCGCCAAGGGCGAACTCGGCATCTACATCCGCTCGGACGGCACCGACAAACCCGCCCGCTTCAAGATTCGCGGGCCGTCGTTCTCGAACCTGCAGGCGCTCCCCGAGATGGCCGAAGGCGAGTACGTCCCCGACCTCGTGGCGACGCTCGGCAGTCTGGACCCCATCATGGGCGACGTGGACCGCTGA